One segment of Streptomyces sp. XD-27 DNA contains the following:
- a CDS encoding TetR/AcrR family transcriptional regulator, with product MPADEKPTASVWTRPRPRQREHLTREQIVAEAIRLLDTEGVEELSMRKLGTRLGTAATSLYRHVANKDELIELVVDDVYGEPDVPTAVDGTRWRAAVTRTATELRAMTLRHPWIAPELGQVGLVHIGPNAMRMSSALLAQFEAAGFPADEMDQAMGTLMAYVIGIATAEAAYLSLIARSGKTEQEWVAGLRPAFDEATQEHPRLRAGSSAQQDMHPQRIRDDNFAYGLDRVLDGLAARLTP from the coding sequence ATGCCAGCCGACGAGAAGCCGACCGCCTCGGTGTGGACCCGGCCGCGCCCCCGGCAGCGGGAACACCTGACCCGCGAGCAGATCGTCGCCGAAGCGATCCGCCTGCTGGACACGGAGGGCGTCGAGGAGCTCAGCATGCGCAAGCTCGGCACCCGCCTGGGTACGGCGGCCACCTCCCTGTACCGGCACGTGGCCAACAAGGACGAACTGATCGAGCTGGTCGTGGACGACGTCTACGGCGAACCGGACGTACCTACCGCCGTCGACGGCACCCGATGGCGCGCGGCCGTCACCCGCACCGCTACCGAACTGCGGGCCATGACCCTGCGCCACCCATGGATCGCCCCCGAACTGGGCCAGGTCGGCCTCGTCCACATCGGCCCCAACGCCATGCGGATGTCATCGGCGCTGCTCGCGCAGTTCGAGGCGGCGGGCTTCCCCGCGGACGAGATGGACCAGGCCATGGGCACACTCATGGCGTACGTCATCGGGATCGCGACCGCCGAGGCCGCGTACCTCTCACTGATCGCCCGCAGCGGCAAGACCGAGCAGGAGTGGGTGGCGGGCCTGCGACCGGCCTTCGACGAGGCCACGCAGGAGCACCCGCGGCTGCGCGCGGGAAGCTCCGCCCAACAGGACATGCACCCGCAACGGATCCGCGACGACAACTTCGCGTACGGGCTCGACCGCGTCCTCGATGGCCTGGCAGCCCGACTCACGCCCTAA